The Oceanidesulfovibrio indonesiensis sequence TTAACAAGAACATGCTGCTGTGGATCAACGATGCGCTGATGGCGGTGTTCTTCCTGCTCGTCGGGCTTGAGGTTAAGCGCGAGCTGGTGCTGGGCTCGCTTGCCAGCCGCCAGCGCGCGGCGTTTCCGGTGATTGCCGCGCTTGGGGGCATGGTGGTGCCGGCGCTGCTCTTCCTGGCGTTCACCTGGCAGGATCCGATCGCCCGTCACGGCTGGGCGATCCCGGCGGCGACGGATATCGCCTTTGCGCTCGGGGTGTTGGCACTACTGGGAAGCCGCGTGCCGGTGGCCCTGAAAATCTTCCTGATGGCGCTGGCGATCATCGATGACCTGGGCGCCATTGTGATTATCGCGCTGTTCTACACCAGCGATCTGTCGATCCTGTCCCTGAGCGTGGCCGCCGGGGCGATTGCGGTGCTGGTGCTGCTGAACATCTTCAACGTTCGCCGCATCGGTATCTATATCC is a genomic window containing:
- the nhaA gene encoding Na+/H+ antiporter NhaA; this translates as MKLLHRFFSSEASGGAILIIAAAAAMVLANLGSTQGIYHALLETPVQLKVGALEINKNMLLWINDALMAVFFLLVGLEVKRELVLGSLASRQRAAFPVIAALGGMVVPALLFLAFTWQDPIARHGWAIPAATDIAFALGVLALLGSRVPVALKIFLMALAIIDDLGAIVIIALFYTSDLSILSLSVAAGAIAVLVLLNIFNVRRIGIYI